A genome region from Flavobacterium sp. includes the following:
- a CDS encoding dipeptidase → MENIKSYVQQHKDRFINELIELLKIPSVSADTAYSQDVIDTAEAVKESLSKAGCDFVETCDTPGYPIIYGEKIIDPNLPTVLVYGHYDVQPPDPLELWTSPPFEPVIKNTDIHPEGAIFARGACDDKGQMYMHVKALEYMVQNNVLPCNVKFMIEGEEEVGSASLAWFVERNQEKLKNDVILISDTGMISNQQPSITTGLRGLSYVEVEITGPNRDLHSGLYGGAVANPINILAKMIASLHDEDNHITIPGFYDKVQELSAEERAEMAKAPFSLEKYKNALNIADVYGEKGYVTNERNSIRPTLDVNGIWGGYTGEGAKTVIASKAYAKISMRLVPNQDWHEITELFTKHFTSIAPAGVTVKVTPHHGGQGYVTPIDSIGYQAANKAYTETFGVPAIPVRSGGSIPIVALFEKELKSKTILMGFGLDSDAIHSPNEHFGIFNYLKGIETIPLFYKYFVELSK, encoded by the coding sequence ATGGAAAATATTAAGTCCTACGTTCAACAACATAAAGATCGGTTTATCAATGAATTGATCGAATTATTAAAGATTCCGTCGGTAAGTGCCGACACTGCATATTCTCAAGATGTTATTGACACAGCAGAGGCTGTAAAAGAAAGTTTATCAAAAGCAGGCTGCGATTTTGTCGAAACTTGCGACACTCCGGGTTACCCAATTATCTACGGAGAAAAAATAATCGACCCAAATCTTCCAACAGTTTTAGTTTACGGACACTACGATGTTCAGCCGCCGGATCCATTAGAATTATGGACTTCACCACCTTTTGAACCCGTTATAAAAAATACAGACATTCACCCAGAAGGAGCGATTTTCGCGCGTGGAGCTTGTGACGACAAAGGTCAGATGTACATGCACGTAAAAGCGCTGGAATATATGGTACAAAACAATGTTTTGCCTTGTAACGTAAAATTCATGATCGAAGGAGAAGAAGAAGTAGGTTCGGCAAGTTTGGCTTGGTTCGTAGAACGCAATCAGGAAAAACTGAAAAACGACGTTATTTTAATTTCTGATACTGGAATGATTTCGAACCAACAGCCATCGATTACGACAGGTTTAAGAGGTTTAAGTTATGTTGAGGTAGAAATTACGGGGCCAAACCGCGATTTGCATTCAGGTTTATACGGAGGAGCTGTGGCGAACCCAATTAATATTTTAGCAAAAATGATCGCTTCTCTTCACGACGAAGACAATCATATTACCATTCCGGGATTCTACGATAAAGTTCAGGAATTATCTGCAGAAGAAAGAGCAGAAATGGCAAAAGCGCCTTTTAGCTTAGAAAAATATAAAAATGCTTTAAACATTGCTGATGTTTACGGCGAAAAAGGTTATGTAACCAACGAACGAAACTCAATTCGTCCGACATTAGACGTAAACGGAATCTGGGGCGGTTATACTGGTGAAGGTGCTAAAACAGTTATTGCGAGTAAAGCTTATGCTAAAATCTCAATGCGTTTGGTTCCAAATCAGGATTGGCATGAAATTACAGAACTTTTTACAAAACATTTCACAAGCATTGCCCCAGCTGGAGTTACGGTAAAAGTAACGCCTCATCACGGTGGACAAGGTTACGTAACGCCAATTGATAGTATTGGTTATCAGGCTGCAAATAAAGCGTATACAGAAACATTTGGAGTTCCTGCAATTCCGGTTCGTTCTGGAGGAAGTATTCCAATTGTGGCTTTGTTTGAAAAAGAATTAAAAAGCAAAACGATTTTGATGGGATTTGGTTTGGACAGCGATGCAATTCACTCGCCCAATGAGCATTTCGGAATCTTTAATTACTTGAAAGGAATTGAAACTATTCCGTTGTTTTACAAGTATTTTGTGGAGCTTTCTAAATAG
- a CDS encoding HAD family phosphatase yields the protein MSQQCVIFDMDGVISHTNPHHVIAFEKFFDKYNIPYTQEEFEEHMYGKHNSYIMTHFFKRPIAGEELLKLEDEKEGMFREIYKDKVETIPHYMDFLNELKSRGFKTAVATSAPRANLDLIANFLKLGEKMDSMMSSEDVTFHKPNPEVYLKSAERVGVSPSDCVVFEDSFSGITAGLNAGMKVVGVLSTHTKEQLPVCDFYINDYSEVNVDKIIEILNSNK from the coding sequence ATGAGCCAGCAATGTGTAATTTTTGATATGGATGGTGTGATTTCGCACACCAATCCGCATCATGTAATCGCTTTTGAAAAGTTTTTCGATAAATATAATATTCCGTATACTCAGGAAGAATTTGAAGAACATATGTACGGAAAACACAATAGTTATATCATGACGCATTTCTTCAAACGTCCGATTGCGGGAGAAGAACTTCTAAAACTCGAAGACGAAAAAGAAGGAATGTTCCGTGAGATTTACAAAGACAAAGTTGAAACGATTCCGCATTATATGGACTTTTTAAACGAATTAAAATCTCGTGGTTTCAAAACGGCTGTTGCTACATCGGCGCCGCGTGCGAATCTGGATTTAATTGCCAATTTCTTGAAACTCGGTGAAAAAATGGATTCGATGATGTCATCAGAAGATGTTACGTTTCATAAACCAAATCCCGAAGTATATCTAAAATCGGCAGAGCGTGTTGGTGTTTCTCCGTCTGATTGCGTGGTTTTCGAAGATTCTTTTTCGGGAATTACTGCGGGATTAAATGCCGGAATGAAAGTCGTTGGTGTTTTGAGTACGCATACAAAAGAACAGCTTCCGGTATGTGATTTTTATATTAATGATTATAGTGAGGTGAATGTGGATAAGATAATTGAGATATTAAATTCCAATAAATAA
- a CDS encoding helix-turn-helix transcriptional regulator, whose amino-acid sequence MDISEGIFIANLGTHIRQLREKKGLSQQDLADDCDIKKTQIGRIERAEINTTVKTLVKIANALDIEPKELFDFPSK is encoded by the coding sequence ATGGATATTTCAGAAGGAATCTTTATTGCAAATCTTGGGACTCACATAAGACAATTACGTGAAAAAAAAGGCTTATCACAGCAAGATTTAGCTGATGATTGCGATATCAAAAAAACTCAGATAGGCAGAATTGAAAGAGCTGAAATAAATACTACAGTAAAAACTCTCGTAAAAATCGCCAATGCTTTGGATATTGAACCTAAAGAATTGTTTGATTTTCCTTCAAAATAA
- the pckA gene encoding phosphoenolpyruvate carboxykinase (ATP) has protein sequence MDNNTLFAQSISLKELGIENATVRYQLSADELHAITVQSGQGVEASTGALAINTGEFTGRSPQDRFIVKDSITEDKVWWGNVNIPFSPEAFEKLYNKVTKFLSDKEVFVRDAYVCSDPNYRLNVRVVTETAWSNLFCYNMFLRPEESELVNFKPEWTVVCAPSFMADPAVDGTRQSNFAILDFTKKIALIGGTGYTGEMKKGIFSALNFILPVFENTLPMHCSANVGKNGDTAIFFGLSGTGKTTLSADPERKLIGDDEHGWTAENTVFNFEGGCYAKVINLTEENEPDIYRAIKKGALLENVVFKPGTEEVDYDDVSITQNTRVSYPITHIDNIQPGSIGHNPKNIFFLTADSFGILPPISRLTPGQAAYHFISGYTAKVAGTEAGVTEPQPNFSACFGAPFMPLHPTKYAEMLSKKMKDADVKVWLINTGWTGGAYGTGSRMKLKYTRAMITAALNGELDNVEYQNHAVFGIAKPQSCPNVPSEILNPRNTWEDKDLYDKKALELAQKFKANFAKFEEFANAEILAGAPITE, from the coding sequence ATGGACAATAACACACTTTTCGCGCAATCGATTTCGTTAAAAGAATTAGGAATAGAAAATGCAACGGTTCGTTACCAGTTATCTGCAGATGAGCTGCATGCTATAACTGTGCAGTCAGGACAAGGTGTTGAGGCCTCTACAGGTGCTTTGGCAATTAATACAGGAGAATTTACAGGACGTTCGCCTCAGGATCGTTTTATTGTAAAAGACAGCATTACAGAAGATAAAGTATGGTGGGGAAATGTAAATATCCCGTTTTCACCAGAAGCTTTTGAGAAATTATATAATAAGGTAACGAAGTTTTTATCAGACAAAGAAGTTTTTGTACGTGATGCTTATGTGTGTTCAGATCCAAATTACAGACTAAATGTACGTGTTGTTACAGAAACGGCATGGTCGAATTTGTTTTGCTATAATATGTTCTTAAGACCAGAAGAGTCTGAATTAGTAAATTTTAAACCAGAGTGGACAGTAGTTTGCGCTCCAAGTTTTATGGCAGATCCTGCTGTAGACGGAACACGTCAGTCTAACTTTGCCATTTTAGATTTTACTAAAAAAATCGCGTTAATTGGCGGAACTGGTTATACTGGAGAAATGAAAAAAGGAATTTTCTCTGCTTTAAACTTCATTTTGCCTGTTTTCGAAAATACATTACCAATGCATTGTAGTGCCAATGTTGGTAAAAACGGCGATACAGCTATTTTCTTTGGATTATCCGGAACAGGAAAAACTACTCTTTCTGCAGATCCTGAACGTAAATTAATCGGTGACGATGAACACGGTTGGACTGCTGAAAATACAGTTTTTAACTTCGAAGGAGGATGCTATGCTAAAGTAATCAACTTAACTGAAGAAAATGAACCGGACATTTACAGAGCAATCAAAAAAGGTGCGCTTTTAGAAAATGTGGTTTTCAAACCAGGAACGGAAGAAGTAGATTATGATGATGTTTCGATTACTCAAAACACGCGTGTAAGTTACCCAATAACACATATTGACAATATTCAGCCGGGTTCTATTGGTCATAACCCAAAAAATATATTTTTCCTTACAGCAGATTCTTTCGGAATTCTGCCTCCAATTTCAAGATTAACTCCAGGTCAGGCTGCTTACCATTTTATTTCAGGATATACAGCAAAAGTTGCCGGAACAGAAGCCGGAGTTACAGAACCACAGCCTAATTTTTCTGCTTGTTTTGGAGCGCCTTTTATGCCTTTACATCCAACAAAATATGCTGAAATGTTAAGCAAAAAAATGAAAGATGCTGATGTAAAAGTTTGGTTAATCAACACTGGTTGGACTGGCGGCGCATACGGAACAGGAAGCCGTATGAAACTAAAATATACGCGTGCTATGATTACTGCTGCATTAAACGGAGAACTGGATAATGTAGAATATCAAAATCACGCAGTATTTGGAATTGCAAAACCACAATCTTGCCCTAATGTTCCAAGCGAAATTTTAAATCCTAGAAACACTTGGGAAGACAAAGATTTATATGATAAAAAAGCGCTGGAATTAGCTCAGAAATTCAAAGCTAATTTTGCCAAATTTGAAGAGTTTGCCAATGCTGAAATTTTAGCAGGAGCACCAATTACAGAATAA
- a CDS encoding energy transducer TonB, whose translation MKRMLCQGFIMMLFIFMSGKIMAQDFTVKQEDGSSDDIFVSVEIAADFPGSIYRFRDFVKTNFKIPNKAVRKKVRGEIPVQFIVEKDGSLSDIKLLNNLGFGLDEEALRVIQLSPNWKPASRNGKKVKGLVIFRIYIDTNEEKEKRIYFEKK comes from the coding sequence ATGAAAAGAATGCTTTGTCAGGGTTTTATAATGATGTTATTTATTTTTATGAGCGGGAAAATTATGGCTCAGGATTTTACAGTAAAACAAGAAGACGGATCTAGCGATGATATTTTTGTATCTGTAGAAATTGCTGCAGATTTTCCTGGCAGTATTTATAGGTTTCGTGATTTTGTAAAAACCAATTTTAAAATTCCGAATAAAGCAGTTAGAAAAAAAGTAAGAGGAGAAATTCCTGTACAGTTTATAGTAGAAAAAGACGGCTCTTTATCGGATATCAAACTTTTAAATAATCTTGGTTTCGGACTAGATGAAGAAGCTTTGCGTGTTATTCAGCTTTCGCCAAACTGGAAGCCAGCTTCTCGCAATGGTAAAAAAGTAAAAGGGCTTGTGATTTTTCGAATATATATCGACACAAACGAAGAAAAAGAAAAACGTATTTATTTTGAAAAAAAGTAA
- a CDS encoding DUF423 domain-containing protein — translation MKRRIVLTGAFIGMLAIIFGAFGAHLLKKYLSVEELNTFEVGVRYQMYHALFLLFLSTRKDIAEKTVKTIYNLVVAGVVLFSGSIYILATKSLTIFDSKIIVFATPLGGFLLIIGWLVLFLTILRKKS, via the coding sequence ATGAAAAGAAGAATCGTTTTAACTGGCGCCTTTATAGGTATGTTAGCTATTATTTTTGGTGCTTTTGGAGCACATTTACTAAAAAAATATTTGTCTGTTGAAGAGTTAAATACTTTTGAAGTTGGTGTTCGTTATCAAATGTACCATGCACTCTTTTTACTTTTTCTTTCTACCCGAAAAGATATTGCCGAAAAAACAGTAAAAACGATCTATAATCTGGTTGTGGCCGGTGTTGTTCTATTTAGCGGATCAATCTATATTTTAGCTACAAAAAGTCTTACAATTTTTGATTCTAAAATTATCGTATTCGCAACACCTTTGGGCGGATTCTTATTAATTATTGGCTGGTTGGTATTATTTCTTACTATTTTGAGGAAAAAATCATAA
- a CDS encoding MFS transporter, with the protein MEDKSIFKSWVPKWAIIIILFVCLLHSMILLGVYTSNVTYAASFLDIEPEDLQFAMCVTYGTLLATILIESRFSSFFPAKNYLMAVYSLIGITIVSSAYITNFSLFLIMRIAEGILMALPVITIRQLLIEQFNSKNAIIIGFSFYYGSLLLSTPFIMNIAVWFLDHYDWKYMLYVSGGLQVLNVFLILVTFRGHRITKKIPLYQIDWMSYFLVLISILCGAYFFVYAEKKYWLQSSEMVLMLMISLITGGLFIFKERLVKRPSFDFEVIKYANLRIGFLLFFLFYISRATLSLCHSAMFSIWNWDPSRVAGVQYINGLGNVIGLILAAFFLMKSVSTKIIFIIGFTLIAIFHFWFTFLFVPDVALSDIIIPYILQGIGVGFLFVPLILFTTSSVPANMAVSSGIVGVSGRFWGSTIGFCVMQNAVVFLNKKHFLKLSQFITGENPEAQQTITSTTQSFIAKGYSADNANVLAMKKIFGTVAKQATLLADMEIYTIVGYGLLILIILIACNQHLRKTMTLVKSKIWIG; encoded by the coding sequence ATGGAAGATAAAAGTATTTTTAAATCCTGGGTTCCAAAATGGGCAATCATTATTATTTTGTTTGTCTGCCTTTTGCATTCCATGATTTTATTGGGAGTTTACACTTCAAACGTAACTTATGCGGCAAGTTTTCTGGATATTGAACCAGAAGATTTGCAGTTTGCGATGTGCGTTACATACGGAACTTTGCTAGCAACGATTTTGATCGAAAGTCGATTTTCGAGTTTTTTCCCTGCCAAAAATTATCTGATGGCGGTTTATTCTTTGATTGGAATTACGATTGTTTCATCGGCGTACATTACCAACTTTTCTCTATTTTTAATTATGAGAATTGCCGAGGGAATCTTAATGGCGCTTCCGGTTATTACAATCAGACAATTGTTGATTGAGCAGTTTAATTCTAAAAATGCCATTATAATTGGTTTTTCGTTTTATTACGGTTCGCTTTTATTGTCAACTCCTTTTATTATGAATATTGCGGTTTGGTTTCTGGATCATTACGACTGGAAATACATGCTGTATGTTTCGGGCGGATTGCAGGTTTTAAATGTCTTTTTAATCTTGGTTACTTTTCGTGGGCATCGAATAACAAAGAAAATTCCGTTGTATCAAATCGACTGGATGAGTTATTTTTTGGTTTTAATTTCAATTCTTTGCGGTGCCTACTTTTTTGTATATGCTGAGAAAAAATATTGGCTGCAGTCTTCAGAAATGGTTTTGATGCTGATGATCTCGCTCATTACAGGCGGATTATTCATTTTTAAAGAACGTTTGGTAAAAAGACCAAGTTTCGATTTTGAAGTCATAAAATACGCCAATCTGCGAATAGGATTTTTATTGTTTTTCCTTTTCTATATCAGCAGGGCGACGTTGAGTCTTTGTCATTCGGCGATGTTTTCCATCTGGAATTGGGATCCATCGCGTGTGGCGGGCGTACAGTATATAAACGGATTAGGAAACGTAATCGGACTTATTTTGGCCGCTTTTTTTCTGATGAAATCCGTTTCGACTAAAATTATTTTTATTATTGGTTTTACGCTTATTGCTATTTTCCACTTCTGGTTTACGTTTCTTTTTGTGCCAGATGTTGCGCTGAGCGATATTATCATTCCTTATATTTTGCAAGGAATCGGTGTTGGGTTTTTATTTGTTCCGCTCATCTTATTTACCACATCATCGGTTCCGGCAAATATGGCGGTTTCTTCGGGAATTGTTGGGGTTTCGGGGCGTTTTTGGGGAAGTACAATTGGCTTTTGTGTAATGCAGAACGCTGTGGTTTTCTTAAATAAAAAACATTTTCTGAAATTAAGCCAATTCATAACAGGCGAAAATCCCGAAGCGCAGCAAACTATCACCAGCACCACACAGAGTTTTATCGCTAAAGGATATTCGGCAGATAATGCCAATGTTTTAGCCATGAAAAAGATTTTCGGAACAGTTGCCAAACAAGCCACTTTATTGGCTGATATGGAAATTTATACGATTGTGGGTTATGGTTTATTGATTTTAATCATTCTAATTGCGTGTAATCAGCATTTAAGAAAAACAATGACTTTGGTTAAAAGTAAAATTTGGATTGGCTGA
- a CDS encoding saccharopine dehydrogenase C-terminal domain-containing protein, with the protein MRSVLIIGAGRSASSLIRYLLAKSETENLHLVVADLSLALAEKKTQKHPNATPIALDIFNTEERRAAIEKASIVISMLPAHLHIEVAKDCIQFKKHLVTASYISDAMQALDEEVKKNNLIFMNEIGLDPGIDHMSAMKVIDEIRSKGGNMLLFESFCGGLVAPESDNNLWNYKFTWAPRNVVLAGQGGAAKFIQEGTYKYIPYSALFRRTEFLEVEGYGKFEAYSNRDSLKYRSIYGLDDVLTLYRGTIRRVGFSKAWNMFVQLGMTDDSYVIEDSENMSYRQFMNSFLPYHPTDSVEIKTRFILKIDQDDIMWDKLLELDLFNPNKKVNLPNATPAQILEKILTDSWALEPDDKDMIVMYHKFGYELNGEKKQIDSKMVCIGDDQTYTAMAKTVGLPVAIATLLILNGKITTPGVQLPIKKEVYEPILEELEEYGVIFNEQTVPYFGYNPDLF; encoded by the coding sequence ATGAGAAGCGTTTTAATAATTGGAGCAGGCAGATCGGCATCTTCGTTGATTCGTTATTTACTTGCCAAATCAGAAACTGAAAACCTGCATCTTGTGGTTGCCGATTTATCTTTGGCTCTGGCCGAGAAAAAAACGCAGAAACATCCTAACGCAACTCCAATTGCTTTAGATATTTTTAATACCGAAGAAAGACGTGCAGCTATTGAAAAAGCGTCAATAGTTATTTCGATGCTTCCCGCACATTTACATATTGAAGTAGCCAAAGATTGTATTCAGTTTAAAAAACATCTTGTTACGGCATCTTATATAAGTGATGCGATGCAGGCGCTTGATGAAGAAGTTAAAAAGAACAATCTGATTTTCATGAACGAAATTGGTCTTGATCCCGGAATCGACCACATGAGCGCCATGAAAGTTATTGACGAAATCAGATCAAAAGGCGGTAACATGCTTTTGTTTGAATCATTTTGCGGCGGTTTAGTCGCTCCGGAATCTGACAATAATTTATGGAATTATAAATTTACCTGGGCACCGCGAAATGTGGTTTTGGCCGGACAAGGCGGCGCTGCTAAGTTTATTCAGGAAGGAACTTATAAATATATTCCGTACAGCGCATTGTTTCGCCGGACAGAATTCTTAGAAGTTGAGGGTTACGGAAAGTTTGAAGCCTATTCCAACCGAGATTCGCTTAAATACAGATCAATTTACGGACTTGACGATGTTCTGACATTATATAGAGGAACAATTCGAAGAGTTGGTTTTTCGAAAGCCTGGAATATGTTTGTACAGCTCGGAATGACAGATGATAGTTATGTTATCGAAGATTCTGAAAACATGAGTTATCGCCAATTTATGAATTCGTTTCTGCCTTATCACCCAACGGATTCTGTTGAAATAAAAACCCGTTTTATTCTTAAAATCGATCAGGATGATATTATGTGGGATAAACTTTTAGAATTGGATTTATTCAACCCAAACAAAAAAGTAAATCTGCCAAATGCAACTCCTGCTCAAATTTTAGAAAAAATCTTAACCGACAGCTGGGCTTTAGAACCAGATGATAAAGATATGATCGTGATGTATCACAAATTTGGTTATGAACTAAACGGTGAGAAAAAACAAATCGATTCAAAAATGGTTTGCATTGGCGACGATCAGACTTACACGGCAATGGCAAAAACGGTCGGACTTCCGGTTGCAATCGCCACTTTGTTGATTTTAAACGGAAAAATCACAACTCCGGGCGTGCAGCTGCCGATTAAGAAAGAAGTTTACGAACCTATATTAGAGGAATTAGAAGAGTACGGCGTTATTTTTAATGAACAGACTGTACCCTATTTTGGATACAATCCGGATTTATTTTAA
- a CDS encoding Abi family protein — protein sequence MGNVATNFTKQIEILKSRGMVLDLSEDKIKEILLDIGYYRLGFYWNPFEVDKDHNFIEGTKFSDVVCLYYLDVDLRNLLLKYINRIEINFRTKVVYYVSNINKKSPVWFIDKQVISQDFINNIDYHYNDDFIKNSRPIKLHHQKYINDKYAPAWKTLEYFTFGTILKIFKCLNDVKTQETISKQFDVLNLSKFINIMETIVLVRNCCAHSGVIFDITTPKGISILPGITFNKNNRHCLDSAIKVIQLILSKISNDRKNDLEKSINDLFKSHEDNPIIKKIIEDKIGYVY from the coding sequence ATGGGAAATGTTGCAACTAATTTTACTAAACAAATAGAAATTTTAAAAAGCAGAGGGATGGTTCTTGATCTTTCTGAAGATAAAATAAAAGAAATTTTACTTGATATCGGTTACTATAGGTTAGGTTTTTACTGGAACCCATTTGAGGTTGATAAAGATCATAATTTTATTGAAGGAACTAAATTTAGTGATGTGGTTTGTCTTTATTATTTGGATGTAGATTTAAGAAATCTTCTTCTTAAATACATAAATCGCATTGAAATTAATTTCAGAACTAAGGTTGTGTATTATGTTTCTAATATAAATAAAAAATCTCCGGTTTGGTTTATTGATAAACAGGTTATAAGTCAGGATTTCATTAATAATATTGACTATCATTACAATGATGATTTTATAAAAAATAGCAGACCAATAAAATTACATCATCAAAAATATATTAATGATAAATATGCGCCAGCATGGAAAACACTTGAATATTTTACCTTTGGAACTATTCTTAAAATATTTAAATGTTTAAATGATGTTAAAACGCAAGAGACTATTTCTAAACAATTTGATGTCTTAAATTTGAGTAAATTCATAAATATTATGGAGACAATAGTTTTGGTGCGAAATTGCTGTGCTCACAGTGGAGTAATATTTGATATTACTACTCCTAAAGGGATTTCTATATTACCAGGAATAACTTTCAATAAAAATAATAGACATTGTTTAGATAGTGCAATTAAAGTGATTCAATTAATACTTTCAAAAATATCTAATGATAGAAAGAATGATCTTGAAAAATCAATTAATGACTTGTTTAAAAGTCACGAAGATAATCCGATTATCAAAAAGATTATTGAGGATAAGATAGGATATGTGTATTAA